A window of the Zeugodacus cucurbitae isolate PBARC_wt_2022May chromosome 2, idZeuCucr1.2, whole genome shotgun sequence genome harbors these coding sequences:
- the LOC105210062 gene encoding secernin-1 has translation MSASGDCFVVQSPNTAENTIIFGRNALDADAITETQEVQYYNANAALEGKPDGGADVVKANGEILRMILQKSRSGIWGGDVGANDRNVCIAVSWSAEEPANDSDTVTSTDIVRLTLAIAKTAVDAVERIGGLVTNHGSDNAKFSFVVCDTKDVWLVSSGGKLWAAHRVADGFLRITSKGLSVKTVIDKSSDELGEALKTLGLWDGEGELNFAACFGAADAADVEWSGEAPNEDGSYTLTSMFDTLRSAADTATARSANVSVLTTGISCHWFTATPNATESVFKPFVFAPNPKISPLTKVPPDNTHTLLHKLHAQRKPAAVEDLKALEAACVEELNTYLAEHPTADEELDELMKDCVEAEVKFYR, from the exons ATGTCTGCATCAGGTGATTGTTTTGTCGTGCAATCTCCAAATACAGCAGAAAATACTATAATTTTTGGACGAAATGCTTTAGATGCAGATGCTATAACAGAAACACAAGAGGTGCAATACTACAACGCTAATGCCGCACTTGAGGGGAag CCCGACGGTGGTGCCGATGTGGTTAAAGCGAATGGTGAAATTTTGCGTATGATATTGCAAAAGTCACGTTCAGGCATTTGGGGTGGTGACGTGGGCGCTAATGACCGCAACGTGTGTATTGCAGTTTCCTGGTCAGCAGAGGAGCCTGCTAACGACAGCGACACTGTCACGTCAACTGATATTGTGCG TTTGACTTTGGCTATTGCCAAAACCGCTGTTGACGCAGTGGAACGTATTGGCGGTTTGGTAACTAACCATGGATCCGATAAtgcaaaatttagttttgtgGTCTGTGATACGAAAGATGTGTGGTTAGTGAGCAGCGGTGGTAAGTTATGGGCTGCACATCGAGTGGCAGACGGTTTCCTGCGTATAACAAGTAAAGGACTCAGCGTAAAAACGGTGATTGATAAATCAAGTGATGAGTTAGGTGAAGCACTCAAAACGCTGGGACTCTGGGATGGCGAG GGTGAATTAAATTTCGCCGCTTGTTTCGGCGCAGCCGATGCCGCGGACGTTGAATGGAGCGGTGAAGCACCTAACGAAGATGGTAGCTACACTTTGACTAGCATGTTTGATACACTACGTTCGGCGGCTGATACCGCAACGGCACGTTCGGCTAATGTCTCTGTGCTTACAACTGGCATTTCATGCCATTGGTTTACGGCGACACCCAATGCCACGGAATCAGTTTTTAAACCATTCGTTTTTGCACCTAATCCCAAAATTTCACCGCTCACCAAAGTGCCACCggataacacacacacactcttgcATAAACTCCATGCTCAACGCAAACCGGCTGCTGTAGAGGATTTGAAAGCTCTGGAGGCGGCATGCGTTGAAGAGTTAAATACTTATTTGGCGGAACATCCAACTGCTGACGAGGAGT